One stretch of Mastomys coucha isolate ucsf_1 unplaced genomic scaffold, UCSF_Mcou_1 pScaffold12, whole genome shotgun sequence DNA includes these proteins:
- the Stx19 gene encoding syntaxin-19: MKDRLQELKQKTKEIELAQDSQVFAEEEQGVLVQQAVIYEREPVAERHLHEIQKLQENINSFVDDVQRFGQQQKSLVASMRRFSLLKRDSTIAKEIKIQAEHINRALGDVAKEVRKSEVENGPSSVITRILKSQYAAMFRRFQQTMFLYNDTIALKQEKCKTFIVRQLEVAGKEVSEEEVNDMLHHGKWEVFNESLLTETSITKAQLSEIEQRHKELVNLENQVKDLRDLFIQIYLLVEEQGESINNIEVMVNSTKDYVNNTKEKFGLAVKYKRRNPCRALCCCCCPCCGSK, translated from the coding sequence ATGAAAGACAGACTTCAAGAGTTAAAACAGAAAACCAAGGAAATAGAACTCGCTCAGGACAGTCAGGTGTTTGCGGAAGAGGAACAAGGGGTGCTCGTCCAGCAAGCTGTTATTTACGAGAGAGAGCCTGTGGCGGAGAGGCACCTACATGAGATCCAAAAACTACAGGAGAATATTAACAGCTTTGTGGATGATGTTCAACGATTtggacagcaacagaaaagtctAGTAGCTTCCATGAGAAGGTTTAGTCTACTTAAAAGAGACTCTACCATTGCAAAGGAGATAAAAATTCAGGCAGAACACATAAACAGAGCATTGGGTGACGTAGCCAAAGAAGTGAGAAAGTCAGAGGTTGAAAATGGTCCATCATCAGTGATCACAAGGATACTGAAGTCTCAGTATGCTGCGATGTTCCGCCGCTTCCAGCAAACCATGTTTCTATACAATGATACGATAGCTTTAAAGCAAGAAAAATGCAAAACGTTTATTGTCCGTCAGCTTGAAGTGGCTGGAAAAGAAGTTTCTGAAGAAGAAGTGAATGACATGCTTCACCATGGAAAATGGGAAGTTTTCAATGAAAGCTTACTTacagagaccagcatcactaaaGCAcagctctcagagattgaacaGAGACACAAGGAACTTGTGAATTTGGAGAACCAAGTGAAGGACCTCCGGGACCTTTTTATTCAGATATATCTTCTGGTAGAGGAGCAAGGAGAGAGCATCAACAACATTGAGGTAATGGTGAATAGCACAAAAGATTATGTTAACAACACCAAAGAGAAATTCGGACTTGcagtaaaatacaaaagaagaaaccCCTGCCGGGCCCTGTGCTGTTGCTGCTGCCCCTGCTGTGGCTCTAAATAA